The proteins below come from a single Nostoc sp. KVJ3 genomic window:
- a CDS encoding DUF3488 and DUF4129 domain-containing transglutaminase family protein, translating to MLNLSWMNRFWRVPVGNFWRQNLQRSPLIEVEDSIYLRSLVLALVILGIVATDIAAETSFSFWALPLSLVGAIWSHYRRRDANVAVKFCIAIGMLIALGSFFGRLVGELNDTRLSLAELLIQLQVLHSFDTPRRKDLGYSIVIGLILLGVAATLSQTLAFAPVLLLFLAIALPTLVLDYRSRLGLQPLKTQKEKLTTKNSSILNFKFLILTFLLIVGLGLAIFAVLPRFPGYQLRNFPVSSPIELKGKFTGSSIINPGYVRQGNGNNQGNGSGGTGQNKTGEPGKIDNNFYYGFNSQINQNLRGEMKPKVVMRVRSQAEGFWRVLGFDRYTGKGWEVSRNENVMTMRRAPWSYQIFLNPPVMTGKTQEIVQTYTVAADLPNLIPAMAYPKEIYFPTPLIAVDTENGLRSPVELSQGLTYTVISEVPYRDRTLLGQASNNYPQQIKKHYLQIPPEIAEKVRQRTEEILANYHREGVSKSSKSLDSTYEQTLYLAQYLKQHYSLPQNPLDLPYLGEKDDLVESFLFKYKGGYPDHFSTVLTVMLRSIGIPARLVAGFSPGEFNPFTGLYVVRNTDAYAMTEVYFPKYGWFAFDPIPNHPLIPPSVEDTQTFSVLRQLWHWVAGWLPSPVTGLLNNVFETIFRWVIRAIAWFLALFSQGWFGVLTGLILTTTAAFFGWLGWGQWREWRNRRWLKKLPAMESLYQQMLQWTTQKGLGKHPAQTPLEYARGSYQHHAPATAEVIDEICQAYVGWRYGGHTPNLKRLRERWQGIKKTAK from the coding sequence ATGCTCAACTTATCCTGGATGAATCGGTTTTGGCGTGTCCCTGTAGGTAATTTCTGGCGGCAAAATTTGCAGCGATCGCCTTTAATAGAAGTGGAAGATTCGATTTACTTGCGATCGCTGGTGCTAGCGTTGGTTATTTTGGGAATTGTGGCGACGGATATCGCCGCCGAAACTTCATTCAGTTTTTGGGCGTTACCCCTGAGTTTAGTTGGTGCGATTTGGAGTCACTATCGTCGCCGTGATGCCAATGTTGCAGTTAAATTCTGCATCGCCATTGGTATGTTAATAGCACTCGGTAGTTTCTTTGGGCGGTTAGTGGGAGAGTTGAATGATACGCGGTTGAGTTTGGCGGAGTTATTAATTCAACTCCAGGTGTTGCACAGCTTTGATACACCCCGCCGGAAAGATTTAGGTTATTCGATTGTTATAGGACTAATTTTATTGGGTGTGGCGGCAACGCTCAGTCAAACTTTAGCATTTGCACCTGTACTGCTGTTATTTTTAGCGATCGCTCTACCAACTTTAGTATTAGATTATCGATCGCGCTTGGGTTTGCAGCCATTAAAAACTCAAAAGGAAAAACTTACCACTAAAAATTCTTCAATTCTTAATTTTAAATTTTTAATTCTGACTTTTTTGCTAATTGTCGGTCTAGGACTGGCAATTTTTGCTGTTTTACCCAGATTCCCTGGCTATCAGTTACGGAATTTTCCTGTAAGTTCTCCGATCGAGTTAAAAGGCAAGTTTACTGGTAGTAGCATCATTAATCCCGGTTATGTCCGCCAAGGTAATGGTAATAATCAAGGTAATGGTAGCGGTGGTACAGGACAAAATAAAACAGGTGAACCGGGAAAAATAGATAATAATTTTTATTACGGTTTTAATAGCCAGATTAATCAAAACTTACGCGGCGAGATGAAACCTAAAGTTGTGATGCGGGTGCGATCGCAAGCTGAGGGTTTTTGGCGAGTATTAGGATTCGATCGCTATACAGGTAAGGGATGGGAAGTCTCTCGGAATGAAAATGTGATGACCATGAGGCGAGCGCCTTGGTCTTACCAAATTTTCCTGAATCCCCCTGTGATGACTGGTAAAACCCAAGAGATAGTCCAAACTTATACAGTGGCGGCGGATTTGCCTAACTTAATTCCGGCGATGGCTTATCCCAAAGAAATTTACTTTCCGACACCACTGATTGCAGTTGATACAGAAAATGGATTGCGATCGCCTGTGGAATTATCACAAGGTCTCACCTACACAGTAATTTCTGAAGTACCATACCGCGATCGCACTTTGTTAGGTCAAGCTTCTAATAATTATCCGCAACAAATTAAGAAGCATTATTTGCAAATCCCTCCTGAAATTGCCGAAAAAGTCCGACAACGTACCGAAGAAATTCTTGCTAACTACCATCGGGAAGGGGTATCAAAGTCTTCTAAAAGCCTAGATTCAACTTATGAACAGACTCTTTATCTAGCTCAATACCTGAAGCAACACTACTCTCTTCCGCAAAATCCCTTAGATTTGCCCTATTTGGGAGAAAAAGATGACTTAGTAGAATCTTTTTTATTCAAATATAAAGGCGGTTATCCAGACCACTTTTCAACAGTTCTCACAGTAATGCTACGTTCCATTGGTATCCCAGCGCGGTTAGTAGCAGGGTTTAGTCCAGGAGAATTTAATCCATTTACAGGGCTATATGTTGTCCGTAATACTGACGCTTATGCGATGACGGAAGTATATTTTCCGAAATATGGCTGGTTTGCCTTTGACCCGATTCCCAATCATCCCCTTATTCCTCCATCAGTGGAAGATACTCAGACTTTTAGTGTGTTGCGCCAGTTATGGCACTGGGTTGCTGGATGGCTACCATCTCCGGTGACAGGTTTGTTGAATAATGTATTTGAGACAATATTTAGATGGGTGATTAGAGCGATCGCTTGGTTTTTAGCTTTATTCTCTCAAGGTTGGTTTGGTGTATTAACTGGCTTAATTTTGACTACTACAGCAGCTTTCTTTGGTTGGCTGGGTTGGGGTCAGTGGCGAGAGTGGCGTAACCGTCGATGGTTAAAGAAATTGCCAGCAATGGAAAGCCTCTATCAACAAATGCTGCAATGGACAACCCAAAAAGGTCTAGGTAAGCATCCAGCCCAAACACCTTTAGAGTATGCCAGAGGATCGTACCAGCATCATGCCCCAGCAACTGCTGAGGTCATAGATGAAATTTGTCAAGCCTATGTCGGCTGGCGTTATGGTGGTCATACTCCTAACTTGAAGCGACTGCGAGAAAGATGGCAAGGTATCAAAAAGACTGCTAAGTAA
- a CDS encoding PatU, which yields MNSDSESSQYQYLGWLLTDDVKNNEQSVECEENDGVKKLLNEATASISSEPKLGETPQTLQLGEIPTVQDRFQAVIKRRLQIQVQDHPPLFPWETQLIDYPDFVEEPSMTLVPTWGWMVQQSKLNLPCPLPEKVFRQLLEQCQALVTSSVPLGAKLVQVVENFFPNEPQALNDIAGLVLRSTYRSVSTLETIPSIQSDYSDLQPRQQMALSLLAAKQLLENLTLPLSATSPVVERQWLTTVGNLNIRVEYQYVGKLTKLLVQAELPVKGTLILRGSGTLAMATSSTPGCLSVELGCEQLNPIYTLEVEFPEIDQQPLLFVINPTV from the coding sequence ATGAATAGTGACTCAGAATCCTCACAATACCAGTATCTCGGTTGGTTATTGACAGATGATGTCAAAAATAACGAGCAATCGGTAGAATGTGAGGAAAATGACGGGGTAAAAAAACTCCTCAATGAAGCCACTGCTTCAATAAGCAGTGAGCCAAAATTGGGAGAAACGCCCCAGACCCTTCAATTGGGAGAAATTCCTACTGTGCAAGATCGTTTCCAAGCTGTCATTAAACGTCGGTTACAAATCCAAGTCCAAGATCACCCACCTTTGTTTCCCTGGGAAACACAATTAATCGACTATCCCGATTTTGTGGAAGAGCCGTCGATGACGCTCGTTCCTACCTGGGGGTGGATGGTACAACAGTCGAAATTGAACCTGCCATGTCCCTTACCGGAGAAAGTTTTCCGGCAATTACTGGAACAGTGCCAGGCATTGGTGACATCTTCAGTCCCTCTGGGAGCAAAATTAGTTCAAGTGGTGGAGAACTTTTTTCCCAACGAGCCACAAGCATTAAACGATATCGCAGGATTGGTGCTAAGAAGCACTTATCGCTCTGTAAGTACTCTGGAGACAATACCAAGTATTCAGAGCGATTATTCAGATTTACAACCGCGGCAACAGATGGCTTTGTCGTTGCTAGCCGCTAAACAACTGCTGGAAAATCTGACTCTACCACTTTCAGCAACCAGTCCAGTGGTAGAAAGACAATGGTTAACCACTGTCGGTAATTTGAACATCAGAGTAGAGTACCAGTATGTGGGTAAACTTACGAAGTTACTTGTTCAGGCTGAGTTACCTGTTAAAGGAACTTTGATCCTTCGGGGAAGTGGCACTTTAGCAATGGCAACATCTTCGACTCCGGGATGCTTAAGTGTAGAGTTAGGTTGTGAGCAACTTAACCCAATTTATACTCTGGAAGTTGAATTTCCAGAAATAGACCAACAACCGCTTTTGTTTGTCATTAATCCCACAGTGTGA
- the sds gene encoding solanesyl diphosphate synthase, protein MTPATSLFTPVEADLRLLADNLKQLVGNRHPILFAAAEHLFGAGGKRIRPAIVLLISRATMLEQDITPRHRRLAEITEMIHTASLVHDDVVDESDVRRGVPTVHSLFGNRIAILAGDFLFAQSSWYLANLDNLEVVKLLSEVIMDLATGEIQQGLNRFDAGISIETYIEKSYYKTASLIANSSKAAGLLSEVSRETVEHLYSYGRHFGIAFQIVDDILDFTSTTDTLGKPVGSDLKSGNLTAPVLFALAEKPSLEALIDREFAQEGDLEQALALIQDSQGIQQARELAAQHAKLAIEHLAVLPPSESHQALINIAEYTLSRLY, encoded by the coding sequence AGCAGACCTGCGACTACTAGCAGATAACCTAAAACAGCTAGTTGGAAATCGCCACCCCATTTTGTTTGCAGCCGCCGAACATTTATTCGGAGCCGGGGGAAAGCGTATCAGACCAGCAATTGTCCTGCTAATATCGCGGGCAACAATGTTAGAGCAAGACATTACACCGCGTCATCGCCGCCTTGCTGAGATTACAGAAATGATTCACACAGCAAGCTTGGTACATGACGATGTGGTAGATGAATCAGACGTGCGGCGAGGCGTTCCTACCGTTCATAGTTTGTTCGGTAATCGCATTGCCATATTAGCAGGAGATTTTCTTTTTGCCCAATCATCCTGGTATTTAGCAAACTTGGACAATTTGGAGGTGGTAAAACTCCTCTCAGAAGTCATTATGGATTTGGCTACTGGGGAGATCCAGCAGGGACTAAATCGTTTTGATGCTGGTATCTCGATTGAAACTTACATTGAGAAGAGTTATTACAAGACAGCTTCGTTAATCGCCAACAGTTCAAAAGCTGCTGGGTTACTCAGTGAGGTTTCGCGGGAAACTGTTGAGCATTTGTATAGCTACGGTCGTCATTTTGGTATAGCATTTCAAATTGTTGACGACATTTTAGATTTCACTAGCACAACAGACACCTTGGGTAAACCTGTGGGGTCGGATCTGAAAAGTGGTAATCTGACTGCACCAGTTTTATTTGCTTTAGCAGAAAAACCATCCTTGGAAGCGCTGATCGATCGAGAGTTTGCTCAAGAAGGGGATTTAGAACAAGCACTAGCACTAATTCAAGATAGTCAAGGCATACAGCAAGCACGGGAGTTAGCTGCTCAACACGCGAAATTAGCAATTGAGCATCTTGCAGTTCTTCCACCCTCAGAATCTCACCAGGCATTGATTAACATCGCTGAGTACACACTGAGCCGTCTCTATTAA
- the hetZ gene encoding heterocyst differentiation protein HetZ has protein sequence MNSAATVTIPSANILGENSKGVEVIFQLLSKEFQQSTKASEQNCHDVATRITTEVYRICHESKRIQASGTVESSAMTLARHRLQQCLRYYQLGSNRGRVELHSTLSAIIYRYINPPQKQLSYQGRLTIIEDFLQSFYLEALNAFRRENQLGATYRPQTLLELSEYMAFTERYGKRRIPLPGRQQQLIILRAQTFSQQQPPETSVDIEQAAEGSNNEGDGSWEEPAVHQLRSTMATQAEPEPEEDTLRSVVVTELMNYLEQRQQSDCADYFSLRLQDLSAQEIESILGLTPRQRDYLQQRFKYHLIRFALLHRWELVHEWLEASLHTNLGLTPQQWQVYTAQLDNKQRSLLELKQQGQADEKIAKTLGLSMAQLQKRWFKILEQAWEIRNSLVSGSGASTHE, from the coding sequence ATGAATTCAGCCGCAACCGTAACTATTCCATCTGCAAATATTCTGGGAGAAAATTCTAAAGGCGTGGAGGTGATCTTTCAACTCCTGTCCAAGGAGTTTCAACAATCAACCAAAGCTTCGGAACAAAATTGCCACGATGTAGCAACACGTATTACTACCGAAGTATATCGAATTTGCCATGAGAGCAAACGTATCCAAGCTTCTGGAACTGTAGAAAGCTCGGCGATGACCCTGGCTCGGCATCGGCTGCAACAGTGTCTCAGGTACTATCAGTTGGGTTCAAATCGGGGCAGGGTAGAATTACACAGTACTCTAAGTGCAATTATTTATCGATACATTAATCCGCCTCAGAAGCAATTGAGTTATCAAGGGCGACTGACTATAATTGAAGATTTTTTACAAAGTTTTTATCTGGAAGCATTAAACGCTTTCCGGCGAGAAAATCAACTTGGTGCTACTTATCGCCCTCAGACGCTTCTAGAATTGTCCGAGTACATGGCATTTACTGAACGCTACGGCAAACGACGCATTCCTTTACCAGGCCGTCAGCAGCAGCTAATTATCTTGCGGGCGCAAACTTTTTCTCAACAGCAGCCCCCAGAAACCAGCGTAGATATAGAACAAGCCGCAGAAGGCAGCAATAATGAAGGTGATGGTTCTTGGGAAGAACCAGCAGTGCATCAATTACGCTCCACAATGGCAACGCAAGCCGAACCTGAACCCGAAGAAGATACCTTGCGTTCTGTTGTGGTTACAGAATTAATGAATTATCTCGAACAACGGCAACAATCTGACTGTGCTGATTACTTTTCCCTCCGTCTCCAGGATCTCTCAGCCCAGGAAATTGAGTCAATTTTAGGTTTAACCCCTCGTCAGAGAGATTACTTACAGCAGCGCTTCAAGTATCATTTGATTCGGTTTGCTTTATTACATCGTTGGGAATTGGTTCACGAGTGGCTAGAAGCTTCTTTACACACCAATTTGGGCTTAACTCCCCAGCAATGGCAGGTATACACAGCACAGCTAGACAATAAGCAACGGTCTTTATTAGAGTTGAAGCAACAAGGACAAGCTGATGAAAAAATCGCCAAAACTTTAGGGCTGTCAATGGCACAACTTCAAAAACGCTGGTTTAAAATTCTTGAACAAGCTTGGGAAATTCGTAACTCATTAGTGTCCGGATCAGGTGCATCTACTCATGAATAG